A region of the Acanthopagrus latus isolate v.2019 chromosome 18, fAcaLat1.1, whole genome shotgun sequence genome:
TAAGTAGCTAAAGATACATGGAAAGTGTCTCTGGATGTGAGTGTCAGTGAAATGCATGATAATGCAGCACCATAAAGCCTCTCCAGGTGCGCCGGCTGCTTCTTGTACTCCTCTAGGAGATTAGCGGACTCATCCAAGATGTTTCGATACTCTGGGATGAGGAAGTCAGCGTTCCCCTCATGAACCTGAAGCTCCTGCCAATCagagaaatcacagaaaaaaatggggTGAGGGTGCATTAGTGATGAACGTAAGCATTACCCAAAAAACCTGTCAACACCCCAGAGAGGACTTGTAGCTTTTAACCAAAGAAtgattttattgtctttatgtCATATTACTTGGTTTAACCTTTACTTACTTTGAGTGCATCGATAAGCTGAACTTTCCTAGCCAACAACAGCTGGTACTCCAGCTTTGGATGTATCATCTTCAGGGTGTGGCTCACAGAGTCATCATCAATATCTGGAAggttaacaaaaacaaatacaaaagatTAGTTTAATAGGATTTTATTTACAAGAGTTTATCCTGTGTAAAAACCAAACACGGACAATGAATCATACCATATGAAATGTTGAGATTGATTTTCCTCTTGGTAGCTTCTTTAGAGAGAACATCACTCAGTATGGAGATGGTGGAGATGTTGTCTGACCTGAAGTGACCCTCCCCTTTGCTACAATGACAAATTCAGAGAAAGTGCATGTTTGATTCCAAgtagatgaaaacacaaacacccatgCAGTGATATGTAACCCCAGAAGAGTCTTCCTACTGTGTGCTAGTATTTACCAGTAGGTGGCTTCAAGATGCGTCCCAAGAAAAGTGTTGTGGAAATAGAAAGTGATGCTCTCTCCTGCTGGTGTTTTCTCAGGGACCTCTGGCAGACAGAAGACCACCCAGGAGTGGATCTCAGCAAAACTGAACTGTCCCACCAGACTGAGCCTGTTCATGGGCCTGAGTGACAAacagatattttgttgtttctacTTATAATTCACTcagttacaaagaaaaaaatcaaaaatcaatgaTAGTTCTTAACAACCTATAAGGGACACAAAAGGTTTTCTTTCATGAAATGTGACAACTTCATGTCTTTAACTTCACGTTAAATGGTCTGTTTTAGTAACAATGCCCATTATGCCTTGAAATCCAATATGACAGCAAActtaattgattagttgtttggtgaAAAATGCCAGAAGATGTTGATAAATGGCTCAAAGCTCAAGATAACATCcccaaatgttttgtttggtcAACAACCTGAAGCTATCAAGTTTAtagtcacagaggaggaaagaaaccacaTTATCAAAGTAGTTGGTGATCACCttaatagttgacaactcaTCGAtaaatcattgcagctctaatttCATCCATTTGAACCCAGTTTTGGGTGTCAACACTGACTACACCTTTGACTTGGAGctttcataaacacacattaaaatgcttCAAAATAAGTTTTGACTACTAAATTCAAATCACAATCTAATTTATTAAAACCATCCTGATCTCCCATGAAAAATCACGTTTTCAGATTCAGTTCAAATTCCATTTCAGTCTTTACCTGTCTTGGTCAATGCTGTGTGTGCGCTGGTGGAGGGACAGAGGTTTGATCTGGTATTGACGGACCTGGCAAGTTTTGGGTTGCAGTCTGGGGGTAACGTACGCCTGCAGGGTGCCGTACTGTCCCTCGATGGACCTCACCTGGGTAAACATTTATTGAGGATGAAACTGATTATTACTCAGCAGTGCATCATCAAATAGTTTGAGCAAATTAAATGGGTGGCTATTTCACAATTTACAATGGTTATATAATCCTACaagaaatgtttccatttcacAATTACACAAAGGAACTTCCAATGTGGTACAACAGCTTTTCATGAAAGAAGCAGAACTAACAGAAAGAGTTCTAATGCAAGTGCTACCTTCAGCTCAAGTCTGGTGGTGTTAGCTTGACATCTGTACGTGGCCAGGAGGAAGTTGCCATTAGGCTGCTGGTAACACAGTAAGAGAGTCATCAGGCCTCTTTGTTCTGCAGCAGGTTCATGACTTTCTTTGTTCAGCAAGTTTGTCCTGAGTAGAAATAGTTTACGCAGCTCACCTCTGAATCACATTCACTGAAACTCACAACAGCTGAATTCTTATCCACATCCAGCAGGTCTATGGGGACGTCACTCTGCAGAGAAAGCTCTAATTCAGGTTACATTTGGAATATTCGTGTCTGCATCATGGGATTTATAGAATGATTTATACATTATGAGATACTGGCACAAGATTTATTAACAAACAGACCTGGAGCAGCAGATTGTCGATGGCAGTCTGCACCTCCAGAGTGAGGCTGTAGCTGGCATCATCCTGGCAGAGGCTGAACTTGTCATTGATGCTGAAGACAGGCACAGCAGAGACAGCGGTGCTCGACTGGGAGGTCTGCTGGTACTGCTCACGGCCCTGCAGGACTTtgacctgcagctgctccagctccgcCCTGGAAGGGAACAGTATGACTGACTTCAGAGCAGATCACATAGTAGGTCAAATACAATAAAGGTAAAAGGGCATGAAGCGGATACCTGAGCGCTTCTACTTTGGACTGAGTCTCTTTACTCATCCGGACCTCATCTCCAGGGCCGGCCTCAGCCTTCTGGGGCTCGGTGGTCAACCCAGTCACCCATCCTGCAAGAGGTCACAACAGTAATGCAAGGTCTGTGCGGATGGATGTCTCTTCCATACTCCACTTTTTAATATCAATGGTTGGGTTTAAAATAACTCATACAACATGTCAGACAGCTCAAGACAATGCTGTATCTCACTCAACACACAGCTTTGATATTCTGAAGTCTAACCTGTGTAGGTGGCAGTCAGGACCTCATCATAAGACTCCTTCCCCACGCAGCCACCCTGGATGGATGTCACGCTCTCTGACAACACCTGAGGTCAGAGAAGACAGCACACGTCAGCCATCAATCATGTGTATCAATAATGTAAtacaaaaaatgacaatgacttAGCCACCTCAGAAAAGGACAGCAAGGTATAAATATCACTGCACAGGGAGAAATATAACGAATACATTTTAATCCTAGAAAAACtcaatgtattttttccttttgatttcaagGACACTAAATTGAAGAGATGTGGGCAGAAAACTATTTTATAACAAACTCACATGTTCAAAGCGTAACGTGGGCTCACTGGAGCTGTCAAAACCATAGACCTCCACTGTCCCATCATCCCGGCCCACCAGGATGTCATTCACTCCGTCTCCAACAATGTCGTAAGTGTCAATACAAAGAATTCCTGaagggagacagaaaagagtAAAGACAGTTCACAACACAGTTTTTGTTAACAGCCACAATAAGAATTAAGAGGTTAATATTCACATGGTCTGAAGAATGGTTGCATGAATCTAACAGCTTTATTTAACTGGCTAACAAGTGCAATGCCTTGATATTCTCACATAAACAACATACCtcctttctttttgtcattGTCGATCTCCCATTTGGTCGCAGCTGAATCTTCACCGATCTGGACCAATCCGATTTTGCCATCTGTAGTTCCATAGAGGATTTGCTCTCCTGCAGATAAATCATTGATGTCATGTCAGGTATAAAGCAGCCTTGTTATGTTCCATTGTTCAGcatacagaaatgttaacttGCCTCCATCTTTGTTGTACAGTTCCAAGACAGAAGGAGGGCCGGGGACTTCAATGTCATAGGCAAGCTCAGATCCCTACGCATAATATTAAATAAATCCCATGTAAATATTGAGGTAGAACAACTTACTGTATATCAACATCAGAATGGTAAATATAATCTTTGTCTACCTGCAACACTCGGAGAACCCGATCTTGGCATGCCAGGACTGGTACAAGTCGAGTCAGGTTTTCTGAGGACAAACATGTGATATCATTGATTTTGTCTCCAGAGAGGTAGTAGTCTTGGTCCTTGCAGTCACAGTAGTGGTTGTAGATATAacttgcacacacaaaaagatcAGCTCCTGAGACATGCCTGGAACAGAGATACATACCGTTCAATACAGTGAAAATCACACAGTTCTGCATGAGTCAGTGAAAATGATGAGAACAAGGTCTTACATGGCATTAATGCTCTCAGTGAGGTTGGCTTCAAAGGTGAGGAATTGTTTGCCCTTTTTAGTGAATCCTCGGACCTGAGAACCAGAACAAACAAAGATCTTCTCCTGTGGAGTTCCCGCAGCTCCACCGAGGTCCATTCTGGCAATTTTCTGTCCTGGAAGTGTTTTAAACGCCGGCTGAAACAGAGTCACATTTCTTGCTGTTAGAAAGTGACATTCAAGACATTAAGATGCAACTGGCTGTATGATAAGGAAGGGAAATCACCACTGCTTCTCCTTTCTTCATCCCAAAGCAGGTCAGAACACCATCATGATCAGCAATAGCGACCTGAACCAAAGAGgcaacaaccaacaaacatgaCACTGTGTTATAGAACAAGGTCattaaaagacaacactgtgcacaatgtaaaatgtgtgactaAACAGGATTATAATGAGgtactgcagtgctgcagagacggCCTGACCTACAAGTCTTAACTTTGGTTAAGACCCCAACACATGTTTAAGTTTATTAGTGAAATTTGTGAGGCTAAAACAATGATTACCTGTGATTTACATGGCAGCTGTAATAACTGTTAAAATCATCATAATGTGATTTGTTCTACCTCATTATCTCATGCAGCCCTACTTAAAACTCCAATAAATCAAGGTTAGGTGGGTTAGTCACAGGCGTAGTTCTGACAGATTAAAATACCTTCTgggttgttttctttcccaGTGCTGGAAGCAGCCTCATAGTTTTCTGAGATGTCACACCGACCTGTGAACACAAAGCAGCACAGAAAACTCTATTGAAACAGAAATGTACAAAGGAAAACAGGTTACTGCAAGAAAACAACCTGAACAGTTCATGAAATGTTCCACAATTACTGTCAGTTTCAAACATACTGACTGGACTTACCTGAATGTAATCAACTCGATTTAGGTGAATCTCCATCTTCTTTCTCCACTGGATGTTTAATCTCAGGAGGAAAAGGGGATGGTGCAAATCCTGCGGGTGTAGTTAGATTATCCGGTCATAAAACTGCAGTCCACCTCAAACACATGGCGACATTTCCACCCGAATTACAAGAAGATACTAATGGTTAAGAGAGACTGGGATTAACTTTGTGGTTCAGACAAGGAGATTAGTTCGACgtgctaacgctagctagcaggctaatTGGCTAACACGGTTTATAACACGCCAAACGTCGCCAACAGAAATCACCTGTAACAACCTGCTGAGCGACGTTAGTGTCTGCAGGGAAGTAAAACTGACCTCAGCTCCTCTGTTAACGCCAATATGAAGCACAGACGTCTGATGTGGCGCTTCTGAACTGGATCAATGTGTTGCTAATGGCAACGCTGTAGCCGTAACAAGCTGTGACACCATTGGATGAGATGGATTGTCAGAGATTGACGCTGTGCGCTGATTGGTCGACTCGATACAAACGTCTTCAGCCTTGAAGTTGTGTAACGTTGCCACTGACTGATTAATACACAGTGTAATTATTACTACACACACAGTGGACATTTCTGTGGGGTAAAACTGTTGTCTAATCTAATTCAACCCCATGATGAAGTAATGTACAGTTTGTGTTGACGTGGTCGATGACATGTAAACGAATGTGTAATCAATCACATGTTCATCACTGAGGTCACTGACTGGTGTTATCTCCCTGATCAGCTACACGAGGGAATATTAGAAACACTATATCAAACTATAACAAATGTGTAAGTGTTAAACTTGAACATTACAGGCATGATTTAGGTAACTTACAGCTGCCATACCTGAGAATCTTagttgaaaacacaaaaatatgaagaaataaacattttgacatcatgagtgttgtgttttttgtaaggtgctacaaaagcaaagtatttcagttaaatattacatttagcTGTAATGGAGTAATACAATGCCTTACTTAAATGATTTTGGCATAATGTAGAAAGTAACTATACAGTAGTATAATAAGTACTGTATTACTTTATGCACACACTACTAGTAATACATTACTTTCAAACAAAGGTAAGTATTAATATATTACTTAGATTGTGCCAAGTTTGTACTGAGCATGAACTTAACAGGTGATCTTGCACCTTCACTAGTAGAACAGGTGTATCagattgttttacattttacaggtgTACCGTCTGTCACAGTGGCCACTGAGCGCAGAGTGATGAAGACCAGTAGATGGAGTCAAAAGCTGGAAATCATGGTAAATTGACCTTGAGTAAGAGTTTTTGGGTGAGAATATTTTGCACACATATAATTATATTTCATATCTATTAGAAGCAGAATCAATCATTAATAAATGTCAGACTTGCAATGAGGCAAAAATCAACTACAGTAGTTACAACCAATTATAAGCCGTCAATGTTACAgttctttattattttattggttTCATTAAGAGATCACTTTATTCTTGTAATAAAAATGTGGTTTGTTTGTAGGCAAATAAACATTAaacgtcaaaaaaaaaaaaaaaaaattagagcATGCATCAAGCAAGAAAACTACGAAGCAAACAAATGATGACGCAAATTCAAAACAGCTTTCAAACCGAGAGACAAGCTGAGACTGCATTCAGGCGCATGACATGCAACTCATTTCAAATGAGCCCAACAGCATATTGTCTGGTAGCTTAAAATATACtataaaatacagcagatatctTGTTTCTCAATTCAAATCCCATTTTGACACCATGCCTACACAAACTGTGCATGTTGTTAAAAGAGCGAGTTGATGGCATTGATAGAACAGATTTAAAGTTAGGCATTTAGACAAATCAGAGCATCAgatgcacataaaaaaaaagttggactgggtagaaacaacaaacaaaccctcGCCTCCATCCATCCAAGCACAacatgattattaaaaaaagaactttttAATTATGTataagcacattttcatttaagtTACTAATCTCagaatgttaatgtttcatcgTAGAATAAGAAATCTTCATGAATAAATAAGGACATACGAGGAAGAAATAATAACAGCCGATACATACAGAACACAGCTGATGTCTGTGCTCCGCTCAGTGAACGTAACAAAGTGAGGGGTGTCCACTGCTTCAGTGAGGTCACATTAAGAAGATGGGAAAAGAACGTCACCGTGAGACTTCAGTGCATTACTGGCTGGTCTTCAACTGTACTCGAATATTCAGAGAAGTTGGAGCACAGACTGTAAAGTTGACATTCAAAGAACAGTTCCTTCCGTTGATGGCAATGTCTGTCCCCATCAAAGTTTAAGTCACATCCtaaatggtggaaaaaaacaaaaacataaagaaaataaaactcttaTGGAGCGTAATCAGACCCCCGTGGGAGCGAGGCGGCTGATGAAGGCGATACTGCTGAGGCACATCCTTCTGAAGAAGACGGGGCAGGCAGGCTTCATGATGAAGTGCTCCAGAAGAATCCGCAGCTCTGTGAACAAGGTGCTGAGGTGGGAAACAGACGTATTTAATAATCAACTCTGACA
Encoded here:
- the bbs7 gene encoding Bardet-Biedl syndrome 7 protein isoform X2, yielding MEIHLNRVDYIQVGVTSQKTMRLLPALGKKTTQKVAIADHDGVLTCFGMKKGEAVPAFKTLPGQKIARMDLGGAAGTPQEKIFVCSGSQVRGFTKKGKQFLTFEANLTESINAMHVSGADLFVCASYIYNHYCDCKDQDYYLSGDKINDITCLSSENLTRLVPVLACQDRVLRVLQGSELAYDIEVPGPPSVLELYNKDGGEQILYGTTDGKIGLVQIGEDSAATKWEIDNDKKKGGILCIDTYDIVGDGVNDILVGRDDGTVEVYGFDSSSEPTLRFEHVLSESVTSIQGGCVGKESYDEVLTATYTGWVTGLTTEPQKAEAGPGDEVRMSKETQSKVEALRAELEQLQVKVLQGREQYQQTSQSSTAVSAVPVFSINDKFSLCQDDASYSLTLEVQTAIDNLLLQSDVPIDLLDVDKNSAVVSFSECDSEPNGNFLLATYRCQANTTRLELKVRSIEGQYGTLQAYVTPRLQPKTCQVRQYQIKPLSLHQRTHSIDQDRPMNRLSLVGQFSFAEIHSWVVFCLPEVPEKTPAGESITFYFHNTFLGTHLEATYCKGEGHFRSDNISTISILSDVLSKEATKRKINLNISYDIDDDSVSHTLKMIHPKLEYQLLLARKVQLIDALKELQVHEGNADFLIPEYRNILDESANLLEEYKKQPAHLERLYGMITDLFIDKFKFKGQNVKTKVSSLLEILDSYDLNSLLNFFNDVDM
- the bbs7 gene encoding Bardet-Biedl syndrome 7 protein isoform X1, whose amino-acid sequence is MEIHLNRVDYIQVGVTSQKTMRLLPALGKKTTQKVAIADHDGVLTCFGMKKGEAVPAFKTLPGQKIARMDLGGAAGTPQEKIFVCSGSQVRGFTKKGKQFLTFEANLTESINAMHVSGADLFVCASYIYNHYCDCKDQDYYLSGDKINDITCLSSENLTRLVPVLACQDRVLRVLQGSELAYDIEVPGPPSVLELYNKDGGEQILYGTTDGKIGLVQIGEDSAATKWEIDNDKKKGGILCIDTYDIVGDGVNDILVGRDDGTVEVYGFDSSSEPTLRFEHVLSESVTSIQGGCVGKESYDEVLTATYTGWVTGLTTEPQKAEAGPGDEVRMSKETQSKVEALRAELEQLQVKVLQGREQYQQTSQSSTAVSAVPVFSINDKFSLCQDDASYSLTLEVQTAIDNLLLQSDVPIDLLDVDKNSAVVSFSECDSEQPNGNFLLATYRCQANTTRLELKVRSIEGQYGTLQAYVTPRLQPKTCQVRQYQIKPLSLHQRTHSIDQDRPMNRLSLVGQFSFAEIHSWVVFCLPEVPEKTPAGESITFYFHNTFLGTHLEATYCKGEGHFRSDNISTISILSDVLSKEATKRKINLNISYDIDDDSVSHTLKMIHPKLEYQLLLARKVQLIDALKELQVHEGNADFLIPEYRNILDESANLLEEYKKQPAHLERLYGMITDLFIDKFKFKGQNVKTKVSSLLEILDSYDLNSLLNFFNDVDM